Proteins from one Acidobacteriota bacterium genomic window:
- the speB gene encoding agmatinase translates to MTAEPARRRPVLIGLPYDASSSHLRGSAGAPPAIRAALRSPAGNWWTEALQDLAAPGGLADAGDLALPPNAGAWPLIEAGIGRILDNGEVPIALGGDHSVTYPILRALGPRHPGLTILHIDAHPDLYDHFEGDRHSHACPFARIMEEGLAARLVQVGIRAMTGHQRDQAAKFGVDVIDMRAWAAGVRPTVRGPIYASIDLDGIDPAFAPGVAHREPGGLTVRECLDLIQRLPLPLAGADVVELNPGCDPSGITATLAAKLVKELAGRMMGDVM, encoded by the coding sequence ATGACCGCAGAGCCAGCGAGGCGTCGACCAGTACTCATCGGCCTTCCCTACGACGCCAGTTCGTCGCACCTGCGCGGGTCGGCCGGGGCACCGCCCGCGATTCGCGCGGCTCTGCGCTCTCCCGCGGGCAACTGGTGGACCGAGGCGCTGCAGGATCTCGCCGCGCCCGGAGGCCTCGCGGACGCTGGCGATCTCGCCCTGCCGCCGAACGCAGGAGCCTGGCCGTTGATTGAGGCAGGCATCGGCCGTATCCTCGACAATGGCGAGGTGCCGATCGCGCTGGGCGGAGACCACTCCGTAACCTATCCGATCCTGCGTGCGCTCGGACCTCGACATCCCGGGCTCACGATTCTCCACATCGATGCGCATCCGGATCTGTACGACCACTTCGAAGGCGACCGTCACTCTCACGCGTGCCCGTTTGCGCGGATCATGGAGGAGGGGCTGGCCGCACGGCTTGTGCAGGTCGGCATCCGCGCGATGACCGGCCACCAGCGCGATCAGGCCGCGAAGTTCGGCGTTGACGTGATCGACATGCGGGCTTGGGCCGCGGGCGTCAGGCCCACGGTGCGCGGCCCCATTTATGCATCAATCGATCTTGACGGGATCGACCCGGCATTCGCTCCAGGCGTGGCGCATCGCGAGCCTGGCGGCCTGACCGTCCGCGAGTGTCTCGATCTGATCCAGCGCCTGCCGCTGCCGCTCGCGGGAGCCGATGTCGTGGAACTCAATCCAGGCTGCGATCCATCCGGCATAACGGCGACGCTCGCGGCCAAGCTCGTCAAGGAACTGGCGGGCCGGATGATGGGGGACGTGATGTAG
- a CDS encoding arylamine N-acetyltransferase, whose amino-acid sequence MDTSFDLARYLRRIGVAADPRPDVPTLGVLHRAHLTGIPFENLDIQMGKTISLDANDLQEKMVRQRRGGYCFEQNTLLVHALRAVGFECHTCEARVRQNASGVLRARTHMVLKVVCAGRTWLADVGFGSDGIIDPVAIDGSSSEQYGRVYRIVNEDRTWVLQVERSGDWDDLYAILPVPVFPVDFVVANWFTSTHPESRFVETLMAQRTALDARYVLHNLVFSVHRGDQVERREISRAELVPLLHDVFAIDVPEDARFLALDGV is encoded by the coding sequence ATGGACACGTCATTTGACCTGGCGCGCTACCTCAGGCGGATTGGCGTCGCCGCCGACCCGCGACCGGACGTGCCCACGCTGGGCGTGCTGCACCGCGCCCACCTCACTGGGATTCCATTCGAGAACCTGGACATCCAGATGGGAAAGACGATCTCCCTGGATGCCAATGACCTGCAGGAGAAGATGGTCCGGCAGCGGCGCGGCGGCTATTGCTTCGAGCAGAACACCCTCCTCGTGCACGCCCTTCGCGCCGTCGGGTTCGAATGCCACACGTGCGAAGCGCGGGTTCGGCAGAATGCGTCTGGGGTTCTGCGGGCGCGCACCCATATGGTCCTGAAGGTGGTGTGCGCGGGCCGGACGTGGCTGGCCGACGTCGGTTTTGGCAGCGACGGCATCATTGATCCGGTGGCCATCGACGGCAGCTCGTCCGAACAGTACGGGCGCGTGTACCGGATCGTCAACGAAGATCGGACGTGGGTGCTGCAGGTCGAGCGGTCAGGCGATTGGGACGACCTTTACGCGATTCTTCCTGTGCCGGTGTTCCCGGTCGACTTCGTGGTGGCCAACTGGTTTACGAGCACGCATCCAGAAAGCCGGTTTGTCGAGACGCTGATGGCACAGCGGACGGCGCTGGATGCCCGTTACGTCCTGCACAATCTCGTTTTTTCCGTGCATCGAGGCGATCAGGTGGAACGCCGCGAGATCTCCCGGGCGGAGCTGGTTCCACTGTTGCACGACGTGTTCGCGATCGACGTGCCCGAAGACGCAAGATTCCTGGCCCTGGACGGCGTGTAG
- a CDS encoding lytic murein transglycosylase, producing the protein MKTPAGRLAGVALALALVLSTTPRAAQQVPAAAQAVQSQVVAPAPEQPRPPFGEWLAALRQEALARGITAKTVESALANVEPLAVIVERDRTQAELTLTFNQYLKRRLTAAFVKTGRKMARTHAGLLRQVAAKYGVGAGTLVAIWGMESNYGRFSGTWPTIAALATLAYDPHRPGLFRNELFAALEILDRQDIRLDILKGSWAGAMGQPQFMPSSYLRYAVDFDEDGQRNIWSSTGDVFASIANFLKEHGWTPGVRWGREVKVDEAAATRVAEMVLLRVTGSCQAIRQMTESKPIREWRTLGVRQINGAPLPGTTLEASLVRVDSRTFLVYSNYEALLGYNCAHAYALGVGVLADRIGGGN; encoded by the coding sequence GTGAAGACGCCCGCGGGAAGGCTGGCCGGCGTCGCGCTGGCCTTGGCGCTCGTGCTGTCCACAACGCCTCGGGCGGCGCAGCAGGTGCCGGCCGCGGCTCAGGCCGTTCAGAGCCAAGTCGTTGCGCCGGCACCCGAACAGCCCCGGCCGCCGTTTGGAGAGTGGCTGGCCGCGCTGAGGCAGGAGGCCCTCGCGCGAGGCATCACGGCAAAGACCGTCGAGTCAGCGCTCGCCAATGTCGAACCACTGGCGGTCATCGTTGAACGCGACAGAACACAGGCCGAGCTGACGCTCACGTTCAATCAATACCTGAAGCGCCGGTTGACCGCAGCGTTTGTCAAGACCGGCCGCAAAATGGCGCGCACGCACGCGGGGCTGTTGCGCCAGGTCGCGGCGAAGTACGGCGTCGGCGCCGGCACGCTGGTCGCCATCTGGGGTATGGAGTCGAATTACGGCCGCTTCTCGGGGACGTGGCCAACCATCGCCGCGCTGGCCACGCTCGCCTACGATCCGCATCGCCCCGGCCTCTTCCGGAACGAATTGTTCGCGGCGCTGGAGATTCTCGATCGGCAGGACATCCGGCTCGACATCCTCAAGGGCTCCTGGGCTGGCGCGATGGGCCAGCCGCAGTTCATGCCATCGAGTTACCTTCGCTATGCGGTGGATTTCGATGAAGATGGCCAGCGCAATATCTGGTCCTCCACGGGTGACGTGTTCGCCTCCATCGCCAACTTCTTGAAGGAGCACGGGTGGACGCCTGGCGTGCGTTGGGGCCGGGAGGTCAAGGTCGACGAGGCCGCGGCGACGCGAGTGGCGGAAATGGTGCTGCTCCGTGTGACGGGTTCGTGCCAGGCCATCAGGCAGATGACCGAGTCGAAGCCGATCCGAGAGTGGCGAACGCTCGGCGTCAGGCAAATCAACGGGGCACCTCTGCCTGGCACGACGCTTGAGGCGTCGCTGGTGCGCGTCGATTCGCGCACGTTCCTTGTCTACAGCAACTACGAGGCGCTGCTCGGCTACAATTGCGCCCACGCCTACGCGCTCGGCGTGGGGGTGCTCGCGGACCGCATCGGCGGCGGCAACTAA